The following coding sequences are from one Arthrobacter sp. PvP023 window:
- a CDS encoding pyridoxamine 5'-phosphate oxidase family protein, with amino-acid sequence MSDTENISKVTKIINDSHIGMLTTINEAGALVSRPLAVQEVKDDGDMWFFTSSETSQVAHVRADPRVNVAFGKNTEWVSVAGTAEIVTDRQKIHDMWNQVVEAWFPDGPDTPEVVLLRVDSDSAEYWTSPGGRAATVLQWVKSKVTNSRMSVGESGTVDL; translated from the coding sequence ATGTCTGACACTGAGAACATCAGCAAAGTCACGAAGATCATCAACGATTCCCACATCGGGATGCTGACCACCATCAACGAAGCAGGCGCGCTGGTCAGCCGCCCGCTGGCCGTCCAGGAAGTCAAGGACGACGGCGACATGTGGTTCTTCACGTCGTCGGAAACTTCCCAGGTGGCGCATGTCCGCGCCGATCCGCGGGTGAACGTGGCCTTCGGCAAGAACACCGAATGGGTGTCCGTGGCCGGCACCGCCGAAATCGTCACCGACAGGCAGAAGATCCACGACATGTGGAACCAGGTGGTCGAGGCCTGGTTCCCCGACGGGCCGGACACGCCTGAGGTTGTGCTCCTGCGCGTTGATTCCGACTCCGCTGAATACTGGACCAGCCCTGGCGGCCGGGCCGCCACGGTACTTCAGTGGGTCAAGTCGAAGGTGACGAACAGCCGCATGAGTGTCGGCGAAAGCGGCACGGTGGACCTGTAG
- a CDS encoding PspC domain-containing protein — MSAALVRPRNGKMIAGVCAGLAARFGVSKALVRIGFVLFGLFGVGELVYIALWIIMPKE, encoded by the coding sequence ATGAGCGCAGCATTGGTACGGCCCAGGAATGGCAAAATGATCGCCGGCGTCTGCGCCGGCCTCGCAGCCCGGTTCGGCGTTTCAAAAGCCCTCGTCCGCATCGGCTTTGTGCTGTTCGGCCTGTTCGGCGTGGGGGAACTGGTCTACATCGCCTTGTGGATCATCATGCCCAAGGAGTAA
- a CDS encoding VOC family protein, with protein MRLKMCSIHVKDPAAAHHFYTETLGFETLMAMPEYNLYIVKDPGSVGGSSGSVGLLLEPSDNPIAATYMNGLHDAGLPAIVFGVPDVRAEYKRLAALGIIFQGEPADGPTGISVVLDDGCGNYVQLHQD; from the coding sequence ATGCGACTAAAAATGTGCAGCATCCACGTCAAGGATCCGGCGGCGGCCCACCACTTCTACACGGAGACGCTGGGTTTTGAAACGCTGATGGCCATGCCCGAATACAACCTGTACATCGTGAAGGACCCCGGTTCCGTCGGAGGTAGTTCGGGATCCGTGGGGCTCCTGCTGGAGCCCAGCGACAATCCCATTGCGGCGACCTACATGAACGGCCTGCACGACGCCGGGCTGCCGGCAATCGTCTTCGGCGTTCCCGATGTCCGGGCCGAGTACAAGCGGCTGGCCGCCCTCGGCATCATCTTCCAGGGCGAACCGGCAGACGGGCCCACGGGGATTTCGGTGGTGCTGGACGACGGCTGCGGGAACTACGTCCAGCTGCACCAGGACTAG
- a CDS encoding LacI family DNA-binding transcriptional regulator — MSTKAAGIKDVAAAAGVSITTVSQVLNNVAYARVGAETRDRVHEAARRLGYGPNRLAQALRTRRSGVIGMICESFAAASDTGSVILGSEEAARRRGYNIMVITSAGTDSEEVRESGVAALLDRRVDGIVYAATDRGPLRLPAGLAGVPAVLVDAADTGRSVPSVVLGREAGARTAVQYLVDAGHTRIGMVTTIDDVPATDFRLRAFKDTLTHAGLEFRAELVQSGRPDAAGGHQAALRLLQLEDPPTAVFCFNDPMAMGLYRAASELGVRIPDDLSVVGFGNQEPIAENLDPALTTVRLPHHAMGAWATEHLIDAIEGDASARVLAVEPAVLDCALVIRESVALPR; from the coding sequence ATGAGCACTAAGGCAGCGGGAATCAAGGACGTGGCCGCCGCCGCAGGAGTGTCCATCACCACCGTCTCCCAGGTCCTCAACAACGTGGCCTATGCCCGGGTGGGTGCCGAAACCCGGGACCGCGTCCACGAGGCTGCCCGCCGGCTTGGGTATGGTCCGAACCGGCTGGCCCAGGCTCTCCGGACCCGGCGTTCCGGGGTTATCGGGATGATCTGCGAAAGTTTCGCCGCGGCTTCGGACACCGGCAGTGTGATTCTTGGCTCGGAAGAAGCTGCCAGGCGCCGCGGCTACAACATCATGGTCATTACGTCCGCCGGCACCGATTCCGAGGAGGTCCGGGAATCCGGCGTGGCCGCACTGCTGGACCGCAGGGTGGACGGCATCGTTTACGCCGCCACGGACCGCGGTCCGCTTCGCCTGCCAGCCGGCCTTGCGGGCGTTCCGGCTGTGCTCGTGGACGCCGCGGACACCGGCCGCTCCGTCCCGTCGGTGGTCCTGGGGAGGGAAGCCGGCGCACGCACGGCCGTCCAGTACTTGGTCGACGCCGGCCACACCAGGATCGGAATGGTCACCACCATTGATGACGTCCCGGCCACGGATTTCCGGTTGCGTGCGTTCAAGGACACTTTGACCCACGCCGGCCTGGAATTCCGTGCCGAACTGGTTCAGTCCGGACGGCCCGATGCAGCCGGAGGACACCAGGCCGCGCTGCGCCTGCTGCAGCTCGAGGACCCGCCAACGGCGGTGTTCTGCTTCAATGACCCGATGGCCATGGGCCTGTACCGGGCTGCCAGCGAACTGGGCGTGCGGATTCCCGACGACTTGTCGGTGGTGGGCTTCGGCAACCAGGAACCCATCGCGGAAAACCTTGATCCGGCGCTGACCACGGTACGACTGCCCCACCACGCGATGGGCGCATGGGCAACAGAACATCTCATTGATGCCATAGAGGGCGATGCTAGCGCGCGCGTGTTGGCGGTCGAGCCCGCAGTCCTGGACTGCGCGCTGGTCATACGGGAATCAGTAGCGCTTCCCCGATGA
- a CDS encoding thymidylate kinase: MSHPLLIVLTGIDGAGKTTAARAAVEAARLAGGKALLLRNHAGRRNMSQWSKRSGIPLNPRLADALESVIRTVNVLVSHARARNFSGLVVMDRHLYCQLALRSVRGLPPGRLLRWLLRRLPEPDLVIHFDVAPEQALERVLLRGTDTETLEELTALSEGYRALPEFPGFVRIDAGGAQDEVLAALTAAIDAGTPPAIPATSAAGPDRISAR, from the coding sequence ATGAGCCACCCCCTGCTAATCGTCCTCACCGGAATTGACGGTGCCGGAAAGACCACCGCCGCCCGCGCAGCCGTGGAAGCCGCCCGCCTGGCCGGTGGCAAGGCCCTGCTGCTACGCAACCATGCCGGCCGCCGCAATATGTCGCAGTGGTCGAAGCGCTCCGGAATTCCCCTCAACCCCCGCCTTGCGGACGCACTGGAGAGCGTCATCCGGACGGTCAACGTTCTGGTGTCCCACGCCCGCGCCCGCAACTTTTCCGGCCTGGTGGTCATGGACCGGCACCTTTATTGCCAGCTCGCACTGCGCAGCGTCCGGGGCCTCCCGCCCGGCCGGTTGCTCCGCTGGCTACTGCGCCGCCTTCCAGAACCGGACCTGGTGATCCACTTCGACGTCGCTCCGGAGCAGGCCCTGGAACGCGTCCTCCTGCGCGGCACGGACACCGAAACGCTTGAGGAACTGACGGCCCTTAGCGAGGGCTACCGCGCCCTTCCCGAGTTCCCCGGATTCGTCCGCATCGACGCCGGCGGAGCCCAGGACGAGGTGCTTGCCGCGCTCACCGCAGCGATCGACGCCGGCACGCCACCGGCCATTCCCGCAACTTCCGCTGCAGGGCCGGACAGGATCAGCGCGAGATAA
- a CDS encoding LysR family transcriptional regulator, whose protein sequence is MFTFDQLAGFIAVAEELHFGRAAERLNMTQPPLSRQIQKLEKTVGAELLERDNRKVRLTAAGRAFLEEARRLMALADRAPLTAQRIASGSSGLIRIGFTAASGFSILGPLLEKISAGLPGVDIDLQELVTGEQVAGLQSGELDLGLARPPINRDIFASHVLQRETMVLAAPSGHPLTELNRPVREDDLKDVPLIMHSPGEASYFYDLAVRMLQIQHANVVHTVSQILTMVSLVAAKRGVALVPRSTSLLGVQGVDFVPLEGSANYPVELHAVWNRSITNPALSQTLAVLGYQDD, encoded by the coding sequence ATGTTCACTTTTGACCAGCTGGCAGGGTTCATTGCCGTCGCGGAAGAACTTCACTTCGGCCGGGCCGCAGAACGGCTCAACATGACCCAACCGCCCCTGAGCCGCCAGATCCAGAAGCTTGAAAAGACCGTGGGCGCGGAGCTGCTGGAACGCGACAACCGGAAGGTCCGCCTGACGGCCGCGGGCAGGGCTTTCCTGGAGGAAGCCCGGCGGCTCATGGCACTGGCCGATCGTGCGCCCCTCACGGCACAACGAATCGCGTCCGGCAGCTCCGGCCTGATACGGATCGGCTTTACAGCGGCCAGCGGCTTCAGCATCCTGGGCCCGCTCCTGGAGAAGATTTCGGCAGGGCTGCCCGGCGTGGATATCGACCTGCAGGAACTCGTGACGGGTGAGCAGGTCGCCGGGCTGCAATCCGGCGAGCTCGACCTCGGCCTTGCCCGGCCTCCAATCAACAGGGACATTTTTGCTTCGCACGTGCTTCAACGCGAGACGATGGTGCTTGCTGCGCCGTCCGGGCACCCCCTGACGGAACTCAACCGGCCCGTCAGGGAGGACGACCTCAAGGACGTGCCCCTCATCATGCATTCACCCGGCGAGGCCAGCTATTTCTACGACCTTGCGGTCAGGATGCTCCAAATCCAGCATGCCAACGTGGTTCACACGGTCAGCCAGATCCTCACTATGGTGTCCCTGGTTGCGGCGAAGCGCGGAGTAGCCCTGGTCCCCCGTTCCACTTCCCTTCTTGGCGTTCAGGGCGTCGACTTCGTGCCGCTGGAAGGCAGTGCGAACTACCCGGTGGAGCTGCACGCCGTCTGGAACCGCAGTATCACCAACCCCGCCCTGTCCCAGACCCTGGCAGTCCTGGGGTACCAGGACGATTGA
- a CDS encoding universal stress protein, with product MRYVVGYSANARGHDAVNLAVSLARGRGAALDLVVAIPEVSPFSAAHAPKAGFETLLHEQARTWLDEALALVPADVPAEGHVRTGESDAQTLMDACEEFQADMLIIGATSNGLFKRFTIGSVAGALLHAATVPVALAPHGYHRREALTRISCGLGARPGADELLDYAVSMALNREVPLRVVSLLTLDDGESPEVAEAARSHAGDRVSAALLGGEAGSRPATKTEVVVAQGGSIEEAVDRLDWEDGEVLVIGSSRLARSRSIFLGTTANRILRALPVPMIVVPSDYALKQRTHSTSNETSGEAPS from the coding sequence ATGCGGTACGTAGTGGGGTATTCAGCAAATGCCAGAGGCCATGATGCCGTAAATCTGGCCGTGTCACTGGCCCGGGGCCGTGGCGCCGCCCTGGACCTGGTGGTGGCCATTCCGGAAGTGTCGCCGTTCAGCGCGGCCCATGCGCCCAAGGCCGGATTCGAAACACTGCTCCATGAGCAGGCCCGGACGTGGCTCGACGAGGCGCTGGCGCTGGTTCCCGCCGATGTCCCGGCGGAAGGGCACGTTCGCACCGGTGAGTCGGACGCGCAGACCCTGATGGATGCGTGCGAGGAGTTCCAGGCGGACATGCTGATCATCGGGGCCACGAGCAACGGGCTGTTCAAGCGGTTCACGATCGGATCCGTGGCCGGTGCGCTGCTCCATGCAGCCACCGTCCCGGTGGCCCTGGCACCCCACGGATACCACCGCAGGGAAGCCCTGACCCGGATCAGTTGCGGACTCGGCGCCCGCCCCGGCGCCGACGAGCTGCTCGACTACGCCGTTTCGATGGCGTTGAACCGTGAGGTGCCCTTGCGGGTGGTGTCCCTTTTGACCCTCGACGACGGCGAGTCGCCGGAGGTCGCCGAAGCGGCCCGGAGCCATGCCGGCGACCGCGTGTCGGCCGCTCTTCTCGGCGGCGAAGCGGGCTCCCGGCCGGCTACGAAGACAGAAGTCGTTGTGGCACAGGGCGGAAGCATCGAGGAAGCCGTGGACCGGCTCGACTGGGAGGACGGCGAAGTCCTGGTGATCGGATCCAGCCGGCTGGCCAGGAGCCGGTCCATCTTCCTGGGCACCACCGCAAATCGCATCCTCCGCGCCCTGCCCGTGCCCATGATTGTGGTCCCGAGCGACTACGCACTGAAGCAAAGAACCCATTCAACGTCGAATGAAACCTCCGGAGAGGCACCATCATGA
- a CDS encoding APC family permease: protein MTTEHATSATSQSDHKGISAKGLKAGSVGLIGAVVIGVSCIAPAYTLTAALGPTVSEVGVHLPAIFLVGFIPMLLVAFGYRELNNAMPDAGTSFTWASRAFGPWIGWMGGWGLIAATIIVLSNLAAVAVDFFYLMLAQLFSNPELGELSKNLPLNIATTLVFIALACWISYRGMETTKGVQYVLVAFQLLVLGWFAVAAFSHVANGSAFDATAISPDWFNPFAVDSFSSFAAGVSLSIFIYWGWDVTLTMNEETRNPEKTPGRAATVTVLVIVIIYMTVALSTLAFAGIGDTGLGAGNPDNQGSIFAVLAGPVMGPFAILMSLAILSSSAASLQSTFVSPARTLLSMGHYKALPAKFGRISPTYKSPSYATIAAAIAAAAFYVITRTTSENALWDTITALGMMICFYYGITALACVWFFRAQAFSGVHAFFFKFLAPLLGGVILLVMFFKTAYDSMDPAYGSGSSVGGVGLVFILGMGVILLGVVLMLVMSRLRPEFFKGQVLARGI, encoded by the coding sequence ATGACTACTGAGCACGCGACGTCCGCGACGTCGCAGTCCGACCACAAGGGCATTAGTGCCAAAGGCCTGAAGGCGGGATCGGTAGGGCTGATCGGCGCAGTCGTCATCGGCGTCTCCTGCATCGCCCCGGCCTACACCCTCACCGCAGCGCTCGGGCCAACAGTGTCCGAGGTCGGCGTCCACCTGCCGGCCATCTTCCTGGTGGGATTCATTCCCATGCTTCTCGTGGCGTTCGGCTACCGCGAACTCAACAACGCCATGCCCGACGCCGGCACCTCCTTCACCTGGGCATCGCGGGCGTTCGGGCCGTGGATTGGCTGGATGGGCGGCTGGGGGCTGATTGCGGCCACCATCATCGTGCTTTCCAACCTGGCCGCCGTTGCCGTCGATTTCTTCTACCTCATGCTGGCCCAGCTCTTCAGCAATCCGGAACTGGGCGAGCTGAGCAAGAACCTGCCGCTCAATATCGCCACAACGCTGGTGTTCATTGCGCTGGCGTGCTGGATTTCCTACCGCGGCATGGAGACCACCAAGGGCGTCCAGTATGTGCTGGTGGCGTTCCAGCTCCTGGTGCTCGGCTGGTTTGCGGTAGCTGCGTTCAGCCATGTTGCCAACGGTTCGGCTTTCGATGCCACGGCCATCTCGCCCGACTGGTTCAACCCGTTCGCCGTGGACTCCTTCTCTTCCTTCGCCGCCGGGGTGTCCCTGTCGATCTTTATCTACTGGGGGTGGGACGTCACGCTCACCATGAACGAGGAAACCCGGAACCCGGAAAAGACGCCCGGCCGTGCCGCGACCGTCACCGTCCTGGTCATCGTGATCATCTACATGACCGTGGCGCTCTCCACCCTGGCATTCGCCGGCATCGGCGACACCGGCCTGGGCGCGGGCAACCCCGACAACCAGGGCAGCATCTTCGCCGTCCTCGCCGGACCGGTCATGGGTCCGTTCGCCATCCTGATGTCGCTGGCCATCCTGAGCAGCTCAGCGGCTTCCCTACAGTCCACGTTTGTCTCGCCCGCCCGGACGCTTCTCTCCATGGGCCACTACAAGGCATTACCGGCCAAGTTCGGGCGGATCAGCCCCACCTACAAATCCCCGAGCTATGCCACCATTGCCGCAGCCATCGCCGCTGCAGCGTTCTACGTCATTACCCGGACCACCTCCGAGAACGCGCTGTGGGACACCATCACCGCACTGGGCATGATGATCTGCTTCTACTACGGCATCACGGCACTGGCCTGCGTCTGGTTCTTCCGCGCCCAGGCCTTCAGTGGAGTCCACGCGTTCTTCTTCAAATTCCTGGCGCCGCTCCTGGGCGGGGTCATCCTTCTGGTCATGTTCTTCAAGACAGCCTATGACTCCATGGATCCCGCCTACGGCTCCGGCTCCTCCGTGGGTGGGGTGGGCCTGGTGTTCATTCTGGGCATGGGCGTGATCCTGCTGGGCGTCGTGCTGATGCTGGTGATGTCCAGGCTCCGCCCGGAGTTCTTCAAGGGCCAGGTCCTGGCGCGGGGAATCTGA
- the kdgD gene encoding 5-dehydro-4-deoxyglucarate dehydratase — protein MAKHSPQELASVLKDGLLSFPVTSFDSQLRFDEENYRKHLAWQASYPVAGLFAAGGTGEGFSLTPAESARVVRAAVEEVGSIVPVLASAGGSTAQAIENAQAAEAAGAEGILLLPPYLTEADQAGLIEHVSAVCSSTSLGVIIYNRANAIYKDTTVAALADRHENLIGFKDGVGDLEHDARVYAKLGDRLFYLGGLPTAETFALPLLQLGMSTYSSAMYNFVPQFALDFYQDVRNHDRVAVNKKLNDFVIPYLDIRDRVKGYSVSIVKGGLDAIGRSAGGVRPPLQNLAPQDLADLKALIATVS, from the coding sequence GTGGCCAAACACTCACCCCAGGAACTCGCCAGTGTTCTCAAAGACGGGTTGCTCTCCTTCCCGGTGACCTCGTTCGATTCGCAGCTCCGGTTCGACGAGGAAAACTACCGCAAGCACCTTGCCTGGCAGGCCAGCTACCCGGTGGCCGGGCTCTTCGCCGCCGGCGGCACGGGCGAAGGCTTCTCCCTCACGCCGGCTGAATCCGCCCGCGTTGTCCGCGCCGCCGTCGAAGAAGTCGGCAGCATAGTCCCCGTCCTGGCGTCAGCCGGCGGTTCCACGGCCCAGGCCATCGAAAACGCCCAGGCCGCCGAAGCGGCTGGTGCGGAGGGCATCCTGCTGCTGCCGCCGTACCTGACGGAAGCGGACCAGGCCGGCCTGATCGAGCACGTCAGCGCCGTCTGCAGTTCCACCTCGCTCGGCGTCATCATCTACAACCGTGCCAACGCGATCTATAAGGACACCACCGTGGCCGCCCTGGCCGACCGCCACGAGAACCTCATCGGCTTCAAGGACGGCGTGGGCGACCTCGAACACGACGCCCGCGTTTACGCCAAGCTCGGCGACCGCCTCTTCTATCTCGGCGGCCTCCCGACGGCCGAGACCTTCGCGCTGCCGCTGCTGCAGCTGGGCATGAGCACCTACTCCAGCGCCATGTACAACTTCGTCCCGCAGTTCGCCCTGGACTTCTACCAGGACGTGCGCAACCACGACCGCGTGGCCGTCAACAAGAAGCTCAACGACTTCGTCATTCCTTACCTGGATATCCGCGACCGGGTCAAGGGATACTCCGTTTCCATCGTCAAGGGCGGACTGGACGCCATCGGGCGCTCTGCCGGCGGCGTCCGTCCCCCGCTGCAGAACCTGGCTCCGCAAGACCTGGCAGACCTCAAAGCGCTCATCGCCACCGTCTCCTGA
- a CDS encoding TetR/AcrR family transcriptional regulator yields MPAAARQNTQPSADSREAAAQPKRRAGRPASAVLDQAVITAAALRLIEKSGYDGLTMAALARSLDVAPSALYNHVTSKRDVLVLVEDHLAALVDVSAFGRGPWDEAVRRWAWSYRDVFSQHTPLIPVIAVLPVTDAPQTLAMYETVSEGLREAGFPEERIISSIVALESFIFGSAFDVTAPADIFDPGSMAESTPNFTAAVQSLAEQGHEKPADIAFSLGLEALISGLGALRN; encoded by the coding sequence ATGCCGGCAGCCGCCCGCCAGAACACCCAACCCTCCGCAGACTCGCGCGAAGCAGCGGCTCAGCCGAAGCGCCGCGCGGGCCGGCCGGCCTCGGCGGTACTAGACCAGGCGGTGATCACCGCGGCAGCGTTGCGGCTGATCGAAAAGAGCGGCTATGACGGCCTCACCATGGCCGCACTGGCCCGCTCACTGGATGTGGCGCCGTCGGCCCTTTACAACCACGTGACGTCCAAACGGGACGTGCTGGTCCTGGTGGAAGACCATCTCGCGGCCCTCGTGGACGTGTCCGCGTTCGGCCGTGGACCGTGGGACGAAGCCGTACGACGGTGGGCGTGGAGCTATCGGGACGTTTTTTCCCAGCACACGCCGCTCATCCCGGTGATCGCGGTCCTGCCAGTCACGGACGCGCCTCAGACCCTGGCCATGTACGAGACGGTCAGCGAAGGGCTGCGGGAGGCCGGCTTCCCTGAGGAACGGATCATCTCCTCGATCGTGGCGCTCGAGTCCTTCATTTTCGGCTCGGCCTTCGACGTCACGGCTCCGGCGGACATCTTCGATCCGGGCAGCATGGCGGAATCCACGCCCAATTTCACGGCCGCGGTGCAGAGCCTCGCCGAACAAGGCCACGAAAAGCCCGCTGACATCGCCTTCAGCCTGGGCCTGGAGGCATTGATTTCGGGGCTCGGGGCGCTGCGGAACTAG
- a CDS encoding NAD(P)/FAD-dependent oxidoreductase: MGVLAGGCRHRRPFCWRGPQHYSIDPFRDGDGSAIIFLNEWYSFSGTHHSCGHREDIMLELDRDVVVVGAGPSGLTAARQLKKAGLSVAVLEARDRVGGRTWTDTIDGAMLEIGGQWVSPDQTVLLELLDELGLETYSRYREGESIYIGADGRKTRYTGDSFPVSDTTAAEMDKLIGLLDGLAAEIGPTEPWAHPKARELDTISFHHWLRQNSPDEEACNNIGLFIAGGMLTKPAHAFSALQAVLMAASAGSFSHLTDEDFILDKRVVGGMQQVSLLQARELGDDVVLNSPVRTINWTDERDGGPRVTVVSERATVNARYVIMAVPPNLYSRVSFNPPLPRRQHQMHQHQSLGLVIKVHAVYKTPFWREEGLSGTCFSAGSLVQEVYDNTNHGDSRGTLVGFVSDEKADAVFELSAEERKRTILESVAAFLGDKALEPEVYFESDWGAEEWTRGAYASSYDLGGLHRYGKDQHQPVGPIYWSSSDLAAQGYQHVDGAIRMGQMTASRVAAVAHRASVTQ; encoded by the coding sequence TTGGGTGTTCTGGCGGGCGGCTGCCGGCATCGTCGGCCTTTCTGCTGGCGGGGTCCCCAGCATTATTCCATTGACCCCTTCCGCGACGGCGACGGAAGCGCTATCATTTTCCTAAATGAATGGTATTCATTTAGTGGCACGCATCACTCCTGCGGCCACAGAGAGGACATCATGCTGGAACTTGACCGCGACGTCGTCGTCGTAGGCGCTGGCCCCTCGGGACTTACCGCGGCCCGCCAACTGAAAAAGGCAGGCCTCAGCGTCGCCGTGCTGGAAGCGCGGGACCGGGTGGGCGGCCGCACCTGGACGGACACCATTGACGGCGCCATGCTGGAAATCGGCGGCCAGTGGGTCTCGCCGGACCAGACCGTGCTGCTGGAACTCCTCGACGAGCTGGGCCTGGAAACGTACTCCCGCTACCGCGAAGGCGAGTCGATCTACATCGGCGCCGATGGCAGGAAGACCCGCTACACCGGTGACTCCTTCCCGGTCAGCGACACCACGGCAGCGGAAATGGACAAGCTGATCGGCCTGCTGGACGGGCTGGCGGCGGAAATCGGACCCACCGAGCCCTGGGCGCATCCCAAGGCCCGGGAGCTGGACACCATTTCCTTCCACCACTGGCTCCGCCAGAACTCCCCGGATGAGGAGGCGTGCAACAACATCGGCCTGTTCATCGCCGGCGGCATGCTGACCAAACCCGCGCACGCATTCTCCGCGCTGCAGGCTGTCCTGATGGCCGCCTCCGCCGGCTCCTTCAGCCACTTGACGGATGAGGACTTCATCCTGGACAAACGGGTTGTGGGAGGCATGCAGCAGGTCTCGCTGCTGCAGGCACGCGAACTGGGTGACGACGTCGTTCTTAACAGCCCGGTGCGCACCATTAACTGGACTGACGAGCGCGACGGCGGCCCGCGCGTCACTGTGGTGTCGGAACGGGCCACGGTGAATGCCCGCTACGTGATCATGGCGGTGCCGCCCAACCTCTATTCGCGGGTCTCCTTCAATCCGCCGCTGCCGCGCCGCCAGCACCAGATGCACCAGCACCAGTCATTGGGCCTGGTCATCAAGGTGCACGCCGTCTACAAGACCCCGTTCTGGCGCGAGGAGGGCCTCTCCGGCACCTGCTTCAGCGCCGGCTCGCTGGTGCAGGAGGTCTACGACAACACCAACCACGGGGATTCCCGCGGCACGCTGGTGGGTTTCGTCTCGGACGAGAAAGCCGACGCCGTTTTTGAGTTGAGCGCCGAAGAGCGCAAGCGCACCATCCTGGAATCCGTCGCGGCCTTCCTGGGCGACAAGGCACTGGAACCCGAGGTGTACTTCGAGTCCGACTGGGGCGCCGAGGAGTGGACGCGCGGCGCCTACGCCTCCAGCTACGACCTCGGCGGCCTGCACCGGTACGGCAAGGACCAGCATCAGCCTGTGGGCCCCATTTACTGGAGCTCCTCCGACCTGGCGGCCCAGGGGTACCAGCACGTCGACGGCGCCATCCGGATGGGTCAGATGACCGCCTCACGGGTTGCCGCCGTCGCCCACCGCGCTTCAGTCACGCAGTAG